A single Amphiprion ocellaris isolate individual 3 ecotype Okinawa chromosome 1, ASM2253959v1, whole genome shotgun sequence DNA region contains:
- the gcshb gene encoding glycine cleavage system protein H (aminomethyl carrier), b — MAMRAAVRCLSANFSSRLPQLPSAAQLSATRLLWRSGSPRTLSSTSVLSTALKFTDKHEWVQVEGGIGTVGISNYAQEALGDVVYCGLPEVGQSLEQMEEFGALESVKAASELYSPLTGEVTEINTELAENPGLVNKDCYAQGWLIKMTIEKPEELDSLMDQAAYDKFIKSLEE, encoded by the exons ATGGCGATGAGAGCGGCGGTGCGGTGCCTCTCTGCAAACTTTTCATCCAGGCTCCCGCAGCTCCCGTCGGCAGCGCAGCTCTCAGCGACTCGGCTGCTGTGGAGGAGCGGCTCTCCGCGGACACTGAGCTCGACCTCGGTCCTGTCCAcag CCCTAAAGTTCACAGATAAGCATGAGTGGGTGCAAGTGGAGGGTGGAATTGGCACCGTTGGTATCAGCAATTATGCTCAG GAAGCATTAGGTGATGTGGTATACTGTGGACTCCCTGAAGTTGGCCAAAGTCTTGAACAGATGG AGGAGTTTGGTGCCTTGGAAAGCGTAAAGGCTGCCAGTGAGCTATACTCACCATTGACAGGAGAAGTGACTGAAATCAACACAGAGCTGGCAGAAAACCCTGGACTTGTGAATAAAGATTGCTATGCGCAGG GGTGGCTAATCAAGATGACCATTGAAAAGCCGGAAGAACTCGATAGCCTCATGGATCAAGCTGCGTATGATAAATTTATTAAGTCACTTGAAGAATAA
- the rpl13 gene encoding 60S ribosomal protein L13 — protein sequence MAPSRNGMILNPHFHKDWQKRVRTWFNQPARKIRRRKARQAKARRIAPRPVAGPLRPQVRCPTVRYHTKVRAGRGFTLEELKAAGIHKKTARTIGISVDPRRRNRSTESLQANVQRLKEYRSKLILFPRKASAPKKGDSTEEELKMATQLSGPVMPIKTVHKKEKARVISEDEKNFKAFASLRMARANARLFGIRAKRAKEAAEQDVEKKK from the exons ATGGCCCCCAGCCGGAATGGAATGATCCTGAACCCTCACTTCCACAAAGACTGGCAGAAAAGAGTGCGCACCTGGTTCAACCAGCCAGCCAGGAAGATCCGCAG GCGAAAGGCTCGTCAGGCTAAGGCCCGTCGTATTGCTCCTCGTCCTGTTGCTGGACCACTGAGGCCACAGGTCAGATGTCCCACTGTCAGGTACCACACCAAGGTTCGTGCCGGACGCGGCTTCACCCTGGAGGAACTCAAG GCGGCTGGCATCCACAAAAAGACGGCCCGGACCATCGGCATCTCAGTTGACCCTCGTCGTCGCAACAGATCCACAGAATCTCTTCAGGCCAATGTACAGCGTCTGAAGGAGTACCGCTCCAAGCTCATCCTGTTCCCCAGGAAGGCTTCAGCCCCCAAGAAGGGAGACAGCACT GAGGAGGAACTGAAGATGGCCACTCAGCTCTCTGGTCCAGTCATGCCCATCAAAACT gtACACAAGAAGGAGAAGGCCCGGGTTATCTCTGAGGATGAGAAGAACTTCAAGGCTTTCGCCAGCCTGCGTATGGCACGCGCCAACGCTCGTCTTTTCGGCATTCGTGCCAAGAGAGCCAAAGAGGCTGCCGAGCAGGACGtggagaagaagaagtga